Part of the Brassica oleracea var. oleracea cultivar TO1000 unplaced genomic scaffold, BOL UnpScaffold02776, whole genome shotgun sequence genome is shown below.
AGGTTCAACCGAATCAACTGAAAGCTCCTCCTCGTTGACTGGATCCGCTTCTTCATTCTCCAAACCTTGTTGTTCCTCTTCGCCCTGAGTCTCGTCTTCCACAGGTTGAATGGAATCGTCTGAAAGCTCGTCTTCAGTGACTGGAACCTCTTCTTGACTCTCCGACCTCTCACTCACTTCATTGTCATCTTCACCCGAATCATCATCTGAAAAAGGCTCTGTGCCGACGTTATGCCTCATGTAATGGGCAATGACATAATGGCCATACCTGTAACAGTGAGACAAGAATTATTTAGACTTGAGtaaatgaaatttaaacaaaaagaaagctCCTATTAACTTACACATTAAGAGGGTTGGGTTTGTACACCTGTCGCTCAAAGGTATCTCCTGGAACACCACTAGCGGATCCTAGGTCGATTCTGGAAAGATCAAACCTCAGAGGAGTCTCTTCTCTCGTCTTTCTACGAGACACAAGAGGCCATTCGTGATCATCGAGTTGACTGGTTCTCACGAACCTATACAGGCCACTAGCAAAATCGGTCACTGGTTCGTCTGAAATCGGCAGAT
Proteins encoded:
- the LOC106321739 gene encoding uncharacterized protein LOC106321739, whose product is MPTVNLQDIAHEFPDVEEILERSISEWLGLNDVQKISLQDLPISDEPVTDFASGLYRFVRTSQLDDHEWPLVSRRKTREETPLRFDLSRIDLGSASGVPGDTFERQVYKPNPLNVYGHYVIAHYMRHNVGTEPFSDDDSGEDDNEVSERSESQEEVPVTEDELSDDSIQPVEDETQGEEEQQGLENEEADPVNEEELSVDS